CTAAAACTAATCCTATTTTCGATATGTTTTGAGAAAATGTCACATATCTATATGACAAACGACAATTAGGattcattttatatgaaaattcacattttatgTGGAAAGAGAATAGGAAAGAACATGTACATAGTCTATAGTAGAGccaaatttagaaatttgagtATATGATTTCGGatagaaaaaaattgacttattagatttttttgaataatttatttatacatattaacTGGATTTccttaatataaataatatatattttgactAACACTCTTGTAGGAAATTTGGTATTTTATAACAGTTTATGTGccaaaaatcttattttttattttggaaacTAAACTAAACATCACGAGATAAAAATTGGAAGAATAGATTAACTACTGACAACcaaaatttcattgaattccGAAAAAACTGCATTAATAATGGCAAATAAAACAATGAACTTCACTAATAATAAAACTAGACGACACATACATAGGGGGAAAAAAATAACATGATAGAAATTAATAGACCTAGCTAGAATAGCTTAATAATCCTACTTCAAAATGAATGCTCTTAATAAAGCACATGCTAATACGAGCCTACATCAGATCATTTTCAATGCTCTGAGCGAACCACATTCTCGATTTTTCCATCAAATCAGGGCTCAACCTCACCATTAGCACACAAAATTCTTTCTCATTCAAGCAATCATCTCCATTCAAATCCCCTTCCCTCAACATACACATTAGTTCATCATCACTCATTCCTTCCAACCCTAACAACGCCGAATTCCTCTTCAAGCTCTCAAACGTGATCACTTCCCTCTCCTTATCCATCAATGCCCGGAACCCGTTCTTTAGCTCCTTCAAGAACCCTTCTGACCCTAGTTTCTCCACCATTGATGGAAAAAAATCCTCAAACACAACGTCACGTCCCAATGTAGCCATgccttaaaattaattaacgtACACGATGAATTTTCGAAAATGGATATTATCGATGTTTTGTTAGTTCAAAAGATGAGTTGATGAATAATAGATGACTCAACATtgggtatatatataatagaagagaaaaaaaaagaggaaatttaTGAGGAAGGAACATAATGAGGATAAAAATAGTCATATCATAAGACAAGTTTCGTGGAAGTTGCATGGGAAAGTACCCAAATAATAATCTATtcatatgatgatgatgaagtaCAATACTTTTTAGCAATTTCCTATGACTGTCCCAACAGACAAAATAATACTACTCATGTAACGTTAATTCACTACTCCATTTGGTATGTAGTTAATTCACCTTCACCATATAATATTCCTCCCCTATATACATCTTACTGATCATTtccttttcaaattaatttgcTTTTTTTGGATGGATAGAGCTGTGGTGACCACAATCATTATTCTAATGTTTAAACATCAAATCTTTACTGGACAAAATGTTATCATTAAAGAATAACGTTTGgtcatcaaaattttatatatcacTTGAAATTGCGTTTGAAGTTTGAAAAACACAAACCACCCAACATCTTGttcttataaaaataatctcatttaaattatattttaaatacagTGACCTTATGAAATccctaatttaattattaatatttgttaaagAGAGAATTTTAGGAATAGTAAAGATAAAAATCATATCTGCGCTCTATACACAATCCGAGGTGatggtttttgaagaaaaataaaaataaaaatattagcgCTCTATAGTTACAATTTTGCTTTATagac
This window of the Solanum pennellii chromosome 2, SPENNV200 genome carries:
- the LOC107010344 gene encoding calcium-binding protein KRP1-like, whose product is MATLGRDVVFEDFFPSMVEKLGSEGFLKELKNGFRALMDKEREVITFESLKRNSALLGLEGMSDDELMCMLREGDLNGDDCLNEKEFCVLMVRLSPDLMEKSRMWFAQSIENDLM